A stretch of Malus sylvestris chromosome 11, drMalSylv7.2, whole genome shotgun sequence DNA encodes these proteins:
- the LOC126590990 gene encoding chloroplast stem-loop binding protein of 41 kDa a, chloroplastic yields the protein MATLASSFSSVLFSSTPSNLSPPSLSPLPRLSLSSSSHFSTLPSSLSASHSFLTHPATSRRSNHCSFSIKASAEEKKKVLIVNTNSGGHAVIGFYFAKELLGSGYDVTVLTVGEESSDKMKKPPFTRFSEITSAGGKTVWGEPAAIGTIFEGAAFDVVLDNNGKDLDTVRPVADWAKSSGAKQFLFISSAGIYKPTEEPPHVEGDAVKADAGHVAVEKYIAEIFGSWAIFRPQYMLGSGNNKDCEEWFFDRIVRDRPVPIPGSGMQLTNISHVRDLSSMLTLAVENPDAASGNIFNIVSERAVTLDGLAKLCAQAAGRPANIVHYDPKAAGVDAKKAFPFRNMHFYAEPRAAKEILGWKSTTNLAEDLKERFEEYLKIGRDKKAIKFELDDKILESLKVPVAV from the exons ATGGCCACTCTTGCTTCATCCTTCTCCTCTGTGCTCTTCTCCTCCACACCCTCCAACCTCTCTCCGCcgtctctctcccctctcccccgcctctctctctcctcctcctcccactTCTCCACTCTCCCCTCCTCCCTCTCAGCTTCTCACTCTTTCCTCACACACCCTGCCACTTCCAGGCGCTCCAACCATTGTTCCTTCAGCATCAAGGCCAGTGCggaggagaagaaaaaggtCTTGATAGTCAACACCAACAGCGGTGGCCATGCGGTTATCGGATTCTACTTTGCCAAAGAGCTTCTCGGTTCCGGCTACGATGTCACAGTCTTGACAGTTGGTGAAGAAAGCTCGGACAAGATGAAGAAGCCCCCATTTACCAGATTCTCA GAAATTACAAGTGCTGGAGGGAAGACAGTGTGGGGAGAACCCGCGGCAATTGGGACGATTTTCGAAGGAGCAGCATTTGATGTTGTGTTGGATAACAATGGCAAAGATTTGGACACTGTGAG GCCTGTGGCAGATTGGGCGAAGAGCTCCGGTGCGAAGCAATTTCTGTTCATCAGCAGTGCTGGAATTTATAAACCAACTGAGGAGCCTCCTCATGTTGAAGGC GATGCTGTTAAAGCAGATGCTGGTCATGTTGCAGTAGAGAAGTACATTGCAGAGATATTTGGTAGCTGGGCAATTTTCCGTCCCCAGTACATGTTAGGCTCCGGCAACAACAAAGATTGTGAGGAGTGGTTCTTCGACC GAATTGTGAGGGACAGACCAGTTCCAATCCCTGGTTCCGGAATGCAACTTACCAACATCTCCCACGTTCGAGACTTGTCCTCCATGCTCACTCTAGCCGTTGAGAACCCGGATGCTGCATCTGGTAACATCTTCAACATTGTAAGCGAGCGTGCTGTGACTCTCGACGGATTGGCAAAACTTTGTGCTCAAGCTGCCGGACGCCCTGCCAACATAGTCCATTATGATCCAAAAGCTGCTGGAGTTGATGCAAAGAAAGCCTTCCCATTCCGTAACATG CACTTCTATGCAGAACCAAGAGCTGCCAAGGAGATTTTGGGATGGAAGTCCACCACAAACCTCGCCGAGGACTTGAAGGAGCGATTTGAAGAGTACTTGAAGATTGGGAGAGACAAGAAAGCCATCAAATTTGAGTTAGATGACAAGATACTCGAGTCGCTTAAAGTTCCAGTAGCAGTGTGA